In the Desulfovibrio subterraneus genome, CGCCCAGCTGGACAATGGCCGCATCCAGCAGCGGCTGCCCGTTCAGTGGTGCATGGTGGTGGCGTACCATGTGGGTAAGGCTTTCGGGAATACCCCATGCCTCAAGCAGCAGGCCGCCCACTTCGCTGTGGTCGAAACCGCAGACCTGTTGTTCGGCCTGTTCCAGCGGAATGCTGTTTTCGCGTGATACAAGTATGGCCTTGCAGAACGAATGGGGCATGGCGCGCAGAATGAGCAGCATGCCTATGTCGTGCAGCAGGCCCGCCACGAAGAACCGCTCTTCCGAAAGACCGGGTTTTGTGCCGGCTATCAGCCGCGCCAGCGTGCCGCAGGAAACGGAATGTTCCCAGAAGTGCTGCATGTTGAGCACCGCAGAAGGAATGCTGGAAAACGTGTTTATGGCGGAAATGCCTATGGCAAGGGTGGTCAGCTCGTTTATGCCGAGAATGGTGATGGCACGTTCAATGGTGTCTATGCGGGAAGGAAAACCGTAGAACGGGCTGTTGACCAGACGCAGAATCTTGGCAGTAAGGCCGGGATCGCGGCTCACTACGTCGCCCATGCGGCGGGCGGAGCAGGCGGGCGATTGCAGTTCTTTGAGAATCTGGGTGTATACGGAGGGGAAGGAGAGCAGCTTCACCTCGCTCTGCACAAGCGATGCGGCCGTGTGGCCGTTGTTGTCCGGCTGGGTGGCATCGCACTGCGTGCGCAGGTCGCGCAGGCGTTCTTCCGACATGGGAACATAGGTGTTATCCCGCATCCGTCTGGCCGTGCGGATAATGCACAGGCGGCGGAACTCTTCCAGAAACGGGTTATCCCGGTGTTTGTCCTGAAAGGAAGCATCCACCACGCGAACTGCCTGTTCCATGATTTCGGGGGCAATCTTCTCCGGCGACTGGCCGGAAATTTCCTTGCGGCTTACACCTGCGACTGTGGCTTCCGTCACACCCCATGCCTTCATAATGGCGATCTGCTCTTGTTCAAGCACAATGCCCGCAGGGAACAGTCTGCGGTTGTGCACGCCACGTACTTCGGCTTCCAGCTTCATGCCGGGGAGCAGTTCGTCGATATGCAGTGTGCCCACAGGAGACTCCTTGTCAAAATCGTGTGTGTCGATGATACAGGAAGGATGCCTGTTTTCAAAGTATCGCTGCTGGATAAAAAATACTTCCTGCCGATGGTGGCATGGTGTAACAACAGTTACGCCTGAAATAGTCTCGTCATGAAGCCGGAAGGTGATGTTGAACCGGATAACCGTTTGGAGAAGCTATGCGCGCGCTAGTGGTGGAAGATGAATTCATAAGCAGAATCGTACTTGAGAAGATGCTGGCTCCAATTTTCGAGGTGGATGTGGTGGTCAACGGTGCCGAGGCGCTGGAAGCGTTCGAACTGGCACACAGCGAGGAGCGGCCCTACCGACTTATTCTCATGGATATCATGATGCCGGTGAAAAACGGTCTGGAGGCTCTTGAGGTCATCCGGCAGCGGGAGGATGACCGCACGCTGCCGAGGGCCAAGGTCATCATGACCACTGCCCTTGCCGATATCAAAACCGTGGTGAGGGCCTTCGATTCCGGGCAGGCGTCCGCCTACATAGTAAAGCCCATCGACAAGGACAAACTGTTCAGGGAACTGAAGACGCTGGGACTCATCGACGATTGATCGCTCCCGAACCGGGCCGGAGGAATCGCACATCATGCATGACGACGACCAGATTGAAGAATTCATGGGGGAACTGTACGACAAGTTCTACCCGCAGGTCATGGACGGACTGGACCGCATGAAGGAAGGAGATGTTCATGCCGGTATAGAAAATCTTTCCCGTCCGCTGCATACCATCAAGGGGGTGACCGGCTTCATGGGGGGCTTTGAAGTCGCGTCTACTTTCACGCACAAAGTGGAGAGTTTTCTCAAGAAAATTCAGGCCGGAGATGTGGAGCTGGACGATGCGGTGACAACCGCAGCCATTACCTCCGTGAACATGATATTCCAGGTCATTGAACAGATACGGGATACCGGCAGTGGCCCGCAGGGCGAGATGGACGGTGTGCTGGCCCGTATCCGTGAACTGAGCGAATCAGGCGAACAGAACAAGGTTGTCGTTGAAGACGGTGTGCGTCTTTCCGTTGTGGGCGGTGTTATCGTTGCGACTGTGGCCATGCAACGTGTGCATCTGCCCGCGCAGAAACAGTTGCTGCTTGATGTGATGAAGAAGCAGAGCGCGGGGGTTCCCATTGTGCTGGATCTCTCGACGGTGCTGTCGGTGAGCACATCTGTCTGGGATGTGCTTGAACCGTTTGCGGAAAAATTTCCTGTGCACGTGGCAGGCATGCAGCCCTTTGTGAACGGGCTGTTCCACAGCTGGGGATACGGAGCCATCTTTACGGCCCATCCCAGTCTGGAAGCGTTCTTCGAACGGGAAACCGGCAGCGGAGGTAACGCATGAAAGACGTGATTCAAGCCAGCATAGAGCAGATGGAAGCTGCCGTTGTGGCACTTGAGGAACCGGCCTCCGGGCCGGAAAACGTGTCCAATGTGCTGAGCATGCTCGGGCTTTCGCACCTCAAGCTGCCTTCTGCCCAGCTCATAACACTTTTCGATATGCTGAAGGACGGCATTCAGCCGGTCACGCCTGAGCTTGTTACTTCGCTGCTGGGTATATGCGAAGCGCATAAGCGCCTTTTGTATGCCCTTGGCGGGTTCGTCTCCAAACGGGCGGAAGAAATAGAGGCCAAGGCTGCGGCGCTGGCTGCCGCAGGGCCTGCTGTTGTTGTGGTGCCTGAATGCGTGGGTGAAGACCCGTGCGAAAGTGTTGATGAAGCCGATTCCCCTGCAGATTCCTTCGCAGATGCGGAACGGGACGAAA is a window encoding:
- a CDS encoding histidine kinase translates to MHDDDQIEEFMGELYDKFYPQVMDGLDRMKEGDVHAGIENLSRPLHTIKGVTGFMGGFEVASTFTHKVESFLKKIQAGDVELDDAVTTAAITSVNMIFQVIEQIRDTGSGPQGEMDGVLARIRELSESGEQNKVVVEDGVRLSVVGGVIVATVAMQRVHLPAQKQLLLDVMKKQSAGVPIVLDLSTVLSVSTSVWDVLEPFAEKFPVHVAGMQPFVNGLFHSWGYGAIFTAHPSLEAFFERETGSGGNA
- a CDS encoding HDOD domain-containing protein, giving the protein MGTLHIDELLPGMKLEAEVRGVHNRRLFPAGIVLEQEQIAIMKAWGVTEATVAGVSRKEISGQSPEKIAPEIMEQAVRVVDASFQDKHRDNPFLEEFRRLCIIRTARRMRDNTYVPMSEERLRDLRTQCDATQPDNNGHTAASLVQSEVKLLSFPSVYTQILKELQSPACSARRMGDVVSRDPGLTAKILRLVNSPFYGFPSRIDTIERAITILGINELTTLAIGISAINTFSSIPSAVLNMQHFWEHSVSCGTLARLIAGTKPGLSEERFFVAGLLHDIGMLLILRAMPHSFCKAILVSRENSIPLEQAEQQVCGFDHSEVGGLLLEAWGIPESLTHMVRHHHAPLNGQPLLDAAIVQLGDTLALGLRNEDYGAFYTPTITPQVLDAIGLPPSSLESIILQHGRQMSEMMNIFIREA
- a CDS encoding response regulator, with amino-acid sequence MRALVVEDEFISRIVLEKMLAPIFEVDVVVNGAEALEAFELAHSEERPYRLILMDIMMPVKNGLEALEVIRQREDDRTLPRAKVIMTTALADIKTVVRAFDSGQASAYIVKPIDKDKLFRELKTLGLIDD